A part of Drosophila ananassae strain 14024-0371.13 chromosome 2R, ASM1763931v2, whole genome shotgun sequence genomic DNA contains:
- the LOC6493486 gene encoding larval cuticle protein LCP-17: MFKSALIISLFLVAAVRSADESQAEITKYRSEVKPDGSYSWEFGTSNGIDAQESGVGSAYAAGSVQYTAPDGTPIQLEYTADENGYQPRGAHLPTPPPIPDYILKALAYIEAHPFTRIQLK, encoded by the exons ATGTTCAAGAGC GCGCTAATCATTTCCCTCTTCCTGGTGGCCGCCGTCCGATCGGCCGATGAGTCTCAGGCAGAGATCACCAAGTACCGCAGCGAGGTGAAGCCGGATGGCAGTTATAGCTGGGAGTTCGGTACCTCCAACGGCATCGATGCCCAGGAGAGCGGAGTGGGCAGTGCCTACGCTGCCGGCTCGGTTCAGTACACGGCTCCCGATGGCACTCCCATCCAGCTGGAGTACACCGCCGACGAGAACGGATACCAGCCCAGAGGTGCCCATCTGCCCACGCCACCTCCGATTCCAGACTACATCCTTAAGGCTCTGGCCTACATTGAGGCTCATCCCTTTACCAGGATCCAACTGAAGTAA
- the LOC6506454 gene encoding mitochondrial inner membrane protein OXA1L — MLAHRMQLLRTANSAAALNSAASRLATQNSSSNRRELHLQRLVGTCDQPLISSKLALSPRQIRFASGGVTISAGAASGSGGTGGADYLEAVPSTQLVDLPDIPAAPTPPSLVDGAVELVNLVNASGEPTFASIGLGGWSPVGIVQNCMEFLHCTWELPWWGAIAVGTLVVRTIIFPLVILAQRNSAKMNNNMPQMQLLQLKMTEARQSGNAIESARYAQEMMLFMREKGVNPLKNMVVPLAQAPLFISFFMGLRQMANTPVDSMRDGGLFWFTDLTLADPLYLLPLITSATLYLTIEIGTDSARLSAANMNTMKYVLRALPIVIFPFTMNFPAAILTYWACSNFISLGQVALLRIPSVRDYFKIEKMLTHAPSALPPKKGFVGGMKESWDNMKISKEIEERQRLDEIRFAKAGKGPLVKTYKFDPTKTAKSVNVDPHMRLKEPPNKQR; from the exons ATGCTGGCCCACAGGATGCAGCTTTTGAGGACGGCGAACAGCGCCGCTGCCCTCAACTCCGCCGCCAGTCGCCTGGCTACACAG AACTCTTCTAGTAACCGAAGGGAGCTTCACTTGCAAAGGCTTGTCGGAACATGTGATCAGCCACTAATCTCCTCCAAGCTCGCTCTGAGTCCTCGACAGATTCGCTTCGCAAGTGGGGGAGTCACGATTTCTGCCGGCGCTGCATCTGGATCAGGCGGAACGGGTGGCGCAGATTACTTGGAAGCAGTGCCCTCAACTCAGCTGGTGGATCTACCTGATATACCCGCTGCGCCCACTCCCCCCTCTTTGGTTGATGGCGCTGTCGAATTGGTCAACTTGGTGAACGCGTCGGGAGAGCCAACATTCGCCTCGATCGGATTGGGCGGCTGGTCGCCTGTGGGCATAGTGCAGAATTGTATGGAGTTCCTGCACTGCACCTGGGAGCTGCCCTGGTGGGGGGCCATCGCAGTTGGTACCCTGGTGGTGCGTACCATTATCTTCCCTCTGGTGATTCTGGCCCAGAGGAACTCAGCCAAGATGAACAACAACATGCCACAGATGCAGTTGCTTCAGCTGAAGATGACAGAGGCTAGGCAATCGGGCAATGCCATTGAATCTGCCCGATATGCCCAGGAGATGATGCTGTTCATGAGGGAGAAAGGCGTCAACCCCCTGAAGAATATGGTGGTCCCGCTGGCACAGGCTCCACTTTTCATCAGCTTCTTCATGGGCCTGCGCCAGATGGCCAATACCCCCGTAGATTCGATGCGCGACGGAGGACTGTTTTGGTTCACGGATCTCACGCTAGCGGATCCCCTTTACCTACTGCCGCTGATAACAAGTGCCACCTTGTACCTGACCATTGAGATTGGAACGGATTCGGCTCGGCTATCCGCCGCCAACATGAACACCATGAAGTATGTGCTGCGTGCCCTCCCCATCGTCATCTTCCCATTCACCATGAACTTCCCGGCGGCGATTCTTACATACTGGGCATGCAGCAATTTTATTTCGTTAGGCCAAGTAGCCCTGCTGCGGATCCCCTCGGTTCGAGACTACTTCAAGATCGAGAAGATGCTGACACACGCGCCCAGTGCACTGCCGCCAAAGAAAGGATTCGTCGGAGGCATGAAGGAGT CCTGGGATAACATGAAGATCTCAAAGGAAATCGAGGAGCGGCAGAGGCTGGACGAGATCCGATTCGCCAAGGCAGGCAAGGGCCCACTCGTCAAGACGTACAAATTCGATCCAACCAAAACAGCGAAGTCTGTCAATGTCGACCCACACATGCGGTTAAAGGAGCCTCCCAATAAGCAGCGATAG
- the LOC6506455 gene encoding stress response protein NST1 isoform X2 translates to MKSAIVFLALVAICHSAPLTPIEESPVGLSRPSPISPDVISDPKPEEKVVLLKDVPAENRQKRDEHQKPDSVKAREQLHHHSSQEPIQKPDSVKVLEQLHHHSSLEPLQKPDSVKANEGLHKHKRDTKEVEKPDSVKVQEQLHHHSSEEPLQKPDSVKASEGLIKHKRDIKESEKPDNVKVQEQLHHHSSELPHEKPDSVKANEGLIKHKRDTKEAEKPDSVKVQEQLHHHHSSEEPHEKPDSVKANEGLNKHKRNTKEIEKKQTPVALIGELPKGEVPQSAPSVAPPSDSVAALAGVLPETKKSKREAHHEEGHNEKTTTVVETKEKKDSQEGKDEPQRLPYNAPGLVVSPKKEKRETIQKPDSVVAREFLNYNPQRADELSARLKAEQRRQRDIPVPTEVKTTPAEAKSDSTTPPASHRPTAKPVSELFHKEAAIHKAADDDKAEE, encoded by the exons ATGAAATCGGCA ATTGTTTTCCTGGCTTTGGTGGCTATCTGCCACTCGGCTCCCTTGACCCCCATCGAGGAGTCCCCAGTGGGTCTATCCCGTCCCAGTCCCATCAGTCCGGACGTGATCAGTGACCCGAAGCCCGAGGAGAAAGTCGTTTTGCTTAAGGATGTTCCAGCTGAAAATCGGCAGAAGCGCGATGAGCACCAGAAACCGGATAGTGTGAAGGCTCGGGAACAGCTTCATCACCATTCCAGCCAGGAGCCCATCCAGAAACCTGATAGTGTCAAGGTCCTGGAACAGCTCCATCATCATTCCAGCCTTGAGCCCCTCCAGAAGCCGGATAGTGTAAAGGCCAATGAGGGACTCCACAAGCACAAGAGGGACACCAAGGAGGTAGAAAAGCCTGATAGTGTCAAGGTTCAGGAGCAGCTTCATCATCATTCCAGCGAGGAGCCCCTCCAGAAGCCGGATAGTGTTAAGGCCAGCGAAGGACTCATTAAGCACAAGAGGGACATCAAGGAGTCAGAGAAACCCGATAATGTCAAAGTTCAGGAGCAGCTTCATCACCATTCCAGCGAGTTGCCACATGAGAAGCCAGATAGTGTAAAGGCTAATGAGGGACTCATCAAGCACAAGAGGGATACCAAGGAGGCAGAGAAGCCTGATAGTGTCAAGGTTCAGGAGCAGCTTCA TCATCATCATTCCAGCGAGGAGCCACATGAAAAGCCCGATAGTGTAAAGGCCAATGAGGGCCTCAACAAGCACAAGAGGAACACCAAAGAGATCGAAAAGAAGCAGACTCCTGTGGCTTTGATCGGCGAGCTGCCCAAAGGTGAGGTTCCCCAATCCGCTCCTTCTGTGGCACCTCCCTCGGACAGTGTAGCTGCACTGGCGGGCGTGCTGCCCGAGACTAAGAAGAGCAAGAGGGAAGCTCACCACGAGGAGGGACATAACGAGAAGACGACCACTGTGGTGGAAACTAAGGAAAAGAAGGACTCCCAAGAGGGAAAGGACGAGCCCCAGCGTCTGCCCTACAACGCTCCCGGCCTAGTCGTCTCTCCCAAGAAGGAGAAGCGTGAGACCATCCAGAAACCGGATAGTGTAGTGGCCCGTGAATTCCTCAACTACAACCCCCAGCGTGCCGATGAACTATCCGCGAGACTTAAGGCAGAACAGCGCCGGCAGCGTGATATTCCCGTTCCCACTGAGGTGAAGACCACTCCGGCGGAAGCCAAGTCAGATAGCACCACGCCCCCTGCCTCGCACCGCCCCACCGCCAAGCCAGTGTCCGAATTGTTCCACAAGGAGGCGGCCATCCACAAGGCTGCGGATGATGACAAGGCTGAGGAATGA
- the LOC6506453 gene encoding diphosphoinositol polyphosphate phosphohydrolase 1, with protein sequence MVKEKPNSTRIYDKDGFRRRAACICVKSENEAEVLLVTSSRRPELWIVPGGGVEPEEEPSVTAVREVLEEAGVVGDLGRCLGVFENNDHMHRTEVFVMNVTQELDEWEDSRSIGRKRQWFTIDDALSQLALHKPTQQHYLMQLQHSKTLDNTNRVVNATHPPKLTNAATPAASPTTA encoded by the exons ATGGTCAAGGAGAAGCCCAACTCGACTCGTATTTACGACAAGGATGGATTCAGGCGACGAGCTGCCTGCATTTGTGTCAAGTCGGAGAACGAGGCGGAG GTACTTCTGGTTACCTCCTCTCGTCGTCCGGAGTTGTGGATCGTCCCAGGAGGCGGCGTGGAGCCCGAGGAAGAGCCCTCGGTTACAGCCGTGCGCGAGGTCCTTGAAGAGGCTGGCGTAGTTGGCGATCTAGGTCGTTGCCTAGGAGTTTTTGAG AACAACGACCATATGCATCGCACCGAGGTCTTTGTTATGAATGTGACCCAGGAGCTGGACGAGTGGGAGGACTCGCGCAGCATCGGCCGTAAGCGCCAGTGGTTCACCATCGATGACGCCTTGTCGCAGTTGGCGCTGCACAAGCCCACTCAACAGCACTATCTGATGCAGCTGCAGCACTCGAAGACACTGGACAATACGAATCGCGTGGTGAACGCTACTCATCCGCCCAAGTTGACCAATGCCGCCACTCCGGCCGCGTCGCCCACCACGGCATAA
- the LOC6493483 gene encoding MIP18 family protein galla-2 → MPTEIENINPNVYEKIKERQITANDEDENVSDPFDKREIFDLIRNINDPEHPLTLEELHVVQENLIRISDGQNSVHINFTPTIPHCSMATLIGLSIRVKLLRSLPPRFKVTVEITPGTHASEQAVNKQLADKERVAAALENKHLAEVINQCISARG, encoded by the exons ATGCCTACAGAAATAGAGAATATTAACCCCAATGTTTATGAGAAAATCAAGGAGAGGCAGATTACAGCCAATGACGAAGACGAAAACGTATCGGATCCCTTCGACAAACGAGAGATATTCG ACCTTATCAGAAATATCAATGACCCAGAGCACCCGCTGACCCTGGAAGAGCTGCATGTCGTCCAGGAGAACCTTATCCGCATAAGCGATGGACAGAACTCGGTTCACATTAATTTTACGCCCACGATTCCGCACTGTTCGATGGCCACCCTAATTGGTTTGTCCATTCGGGTCAAGTTGCTCCGTTCACTACCGCCGCGCTTCAAGGTAACCGTAGAGATCACACCTGGCACGCACGCTTCCGAGCAGGCTGTGAACAAGCAACTGGCGGACAAGGAACGAGTGGCTGCTGCCCTGGAAAACAAGCACCTCGCCGAGGTGATAAACCAATGCATCTCCGCCCGGGGTTGA
- the LOC6506452 gene encoding glutamate transporter polyphemus isoform X1 codes for MATSSYDPYAQRDVDKNISNIGAFATIVKSVVGTGLLALPMALQWSGIILGVMLLIGAMMLQTHGLQLLIVCMVECARRQNVAYVNYPDSVVFCFSQGPECMKHWPVIIARVVDFFISFSHYGVCVIYIVFVSLNIKHIMDQYVKAMDERYYIAGIGLILIPLFMIRHLRYLVCLSLLGNALTYFGSFLILGYLIKDLPELSDRKLFGEPVQFPLYLDIILFTMASVGVMLVIEAKMKSPETCIGCFGLINMAMLFILFTYITFGVLGYWKYGSEVAESVTLSLPPEEVLSQFIKLLFAFDILFSYPLSGYVVIDIIMNHYWNKNGDLGQPIIKEILLRIIFVLASTLTAVAFPMLGTLMAFVGVFCIPLINLVFPAVMDLCLLFPPEYSYGTLRWKLIKDWFLIIIGIVIFIPGSIAVLLSISKQMISG; via the exons ATGGCAACCAG TTCGTACGATCCCTATGCACAACGTGATGTAGATAAAAATATATC AAATATTGGAGCATTCGCCACGATAGTCAAGAGTGTGGTTGGCACTGGATTATTGGCTCTGCCGATGGCGCTCCAATGGTCTGGGATAATTCTGGGAGTTATGCTCCTTATTGGAGCGATGATGTTACAGACCCACGGACTCCAGCTTCTG ATTGTTTGCATGGTGGAGTGTGCTCGACGCCAGAACGTCGCCTATGTAAACTATCCTGACTCGGTGGTCTTTTGTTTCAGCCAAGGTCCTGAATGCATGAAACACTGGCCAGTGATCATCGCCCGGGTGGTGGACTTTTTCATAAGTTTTTCCCACTACGGCGTCTGTGTGATCTACATCGTATTTGTGAGCCTGAACATTAAGCATATCATGGATCAGTACGTTAAGGCGATGGACGAACGTTACTATATAGCGGGCATAGGGTTGATTCTGATTCCCTTGTTCATGATCCGGCATCTCAGGTACCTGGTGTGCCTCAGCCTTTTGGGCAATGCCCTGACCTATTTTGGCTCTTTTTTGATACTGGGCTATTTGATAAAGGATCTGCCAGAGCTTAGTGATCGGAAGCTGTTCGGGGAGCCCGTGCAGTTTCCCCTATACTTGGATATTATCCTGTTTACAATGGCTTCCGTCGGTGTG ATGCTGGTCATTGAAGCGAAAATGAAATCACCGGAAACTTGCATAGGCTGTTTTGGCCTCATTAACATGGCCATGCTGTTCATCCTTTTTACGTATATAACTTTTGGTGTATTGGGCTACTGGAAGTACGGGTCGGAAGTTGCCGAGTCAGTTACTCTAAGCTTGCCTCCGGAAGAAGT GCTCTCGCAATTCATCAAGCTTCTTTTCGCCTTTGACATACTTTTTTCGTACCCCTTATCCGGCTACGTGGTCATTGACATAATCATGAACCACTATTGGAACAAGAACGGTGACTTGGGGCAACCCATAATCAAGGAGATTCTCCTCCGGATCATCTTCGTATTGGCCAGCACTCTCACTGCCGTTGCCTTCCCTATGTTGGGTACTTTGATGGCGTTCGTCGGGGTCTTCTGCATTCCTCTGATAAATCTAGTTTTTCCGGCCGTAATGGATTTGTGTCTTCTGTTTCCGCCGGAATACAGCTACGGAACGCTGCGCTGGAAGCTGATCAAGGACTGGTTTCTCATCATCATCGGCATTGTGATTTTTATTCCGGGATCTATTGCTGTCCTTCTTTCAATCAGTAAGCAGATGATTTCTGGCTAA
- the LOC6493485 gene encoding larval cuticle protein 2: MFRFMLIASAVLACASAAATYSQDASAYVVKSAADIQPEGNYNYNYETSNGIAAQESGIGGNHATGGFSWYSPEGELVQISYLADANGYQPSGNWVPTPPPIPAAILKSLEYIRTHPQYVEPAQRSSGFGRAATYKPFFG, encoded by the exons ATGTTCCGTTTC ATGCTCATCGCCTCCGCCGTCTTGGCCTGCGcttccgccgccgccacctACAGCCAGGACGCTTCTGCCTATGTGGTCAAGAGCGCCGCTGACATCCAGCCCGAGGGcaactacaactacaactaTGAGACCAGCAACGGAATCGCTGCCCAGGAGTCCGGAATCGGTGGAAACCACGCCACCGGTGGCTTCTCCTGGTACTCTCCTGAGGGTGAGCTTGTCCAGATATCGTATCTGGCTGACGCCAACGGCTACCAGCCTTCTGGAAACTGGGTGCCCACTCCTCCCCCAATCCCAGCTGCCATCCTGAAGTCTCTGGAGTACATCCGCACCCACCCCCAGTACGTTGAGCCTGCCCAGCGTTCCTCTGGATTCGGACGTGCTGCTACATACAAACCCTTCTTCGGTTAA
- the LOC6493484 gene encoding larval cuticle protein 2, with protein sequence MFRFMLIASAVLACASAAATYSQDASAYVVKSGADIQPEGNYNYNYETSNGIAAQESGIGGNHATGGFSWYSPEGELVQISYLADANGYQPSGNWVPTPPPIPAAILKSLEYIRTHPQYVEPAQRSSGFGRAAAFKSIVG encoded by the exons ATGTTCCGCTTC ATGCTCATCGCCTCCGCCGTCTTGGCCTGCGcttccgccgccgccacctACAGCCAGGATGCCTCTGCCTATGTGGTCAAGAGCGGCGCTGACATCCAGCCCGAGGGcaactacaactacaactaTGAGACCAGCAACGGAATCGCCGCCCAGGAGTCCGGAATCGGAGGAAACCACGCCACCGGTGGCTTCTCCTGGTACTCTCCTGAGGGTGAGCTTGTCCAGATCTCGTATCTGGCTGACGCCAACGGCTACCAGCCTTCTGGAAACTGGGTGCCCACTCCTCCCCCAATCCCAGCTGCCATCCTGAAGTCCCTGGAGTACATCCGCACCCACCCCCAGTACGTTGAGCCTGCCCAGCGTTCCTCTGGATTCGGACGTGCTGCTGCATTCAAATCCATCGTCGGTTAA
- the LOC6506455 gene encoding stress response protein NST1 isoform X1 — MKSAIVFLALVAICHSAPLTPIEESPVGLSRPSPISPDVISDPKPEEKVVLLKDVPAENRQKRDEHQKPDSVKAREQLHHHSSQEPIQKPDSVKVLEQLHHHSSLEPLQKPDSVKANEGLHKHKRDTKEVEKPDSVKVQEQLHHHSSEEPLQKPDSVKASEGLIKHKRDIKESEKPDNVKVQEQLHHHSSELPHEKPDSVKANEGLIKHKRDTKEAEKPDSVKVQEQLHHHSREEPHEKPDSVKASEGLIKHKRDTKEVEKPDSVKAQEQLHHHSSEEPHEKPDSVKANEGLNKHKRNTKEIEKKQTPVALIGELPKGEVPQSAPSVAPPSDSVAALAGVLPETKKSKREAHHEEGHNEKTTTVVETKEKKDSQEGKDEPQRLPYNAPGLVVSPKKEKRETIQKPDSVVAREFLNYNPQRADELSARLKAEQRRQRDIPVPTEVKTTPAEAKSDSTTPPASHRPTAKPVSELFHKEAAIHKAADDDKAEE, encoded by the exons ATGAAATCGGCA ATTGTTTTCCTGGCTTTGGTGGCTATCTGCCACTCGGCTCCCTTGACCCCCATCGAGGAGTCCCCAGTGGGTCTATCCCGTCCCAGTCCCATCAGTCCGGACGTGATCAGTGACCCGAAGCCCGAGGAGAAAGTCGTTTTGCTTAAGGATGTTCCAGCTGAAAATCGGCAGAAGCGCGATGAGCACCAGAAACCGGATAGTGTGAAGGCTCGGGAACAGCTTCATCACCATTCCAGCCAGGAGCCCATCCAGAAACCTGATAGTGTCAAGGTCCTGGAACAGCTCCATCATCATTCCAGCCTTGAGCCCCTCCAGAAGCCGGATAGTGTAAAGGCCAATGAGGGACTCCACAAGCACAAGAGGGACACCAAGGAGGTAGAAAAGCCTGATAGTGTCAAGGTTCAGGAGCAGCTTCATCATCATTCCAGCGAGGAGCCCCTCCAGAAGCCGGATAGTGTTAAGGCCAGCGAAGGACTCATTAAGCACAAGAGGGACATCAAGGAGTCAGAGAAACCCGATAATGTCAAAGTTCAGGAGCAGCTTCATCACCATTCCAGCGAGTTGCCACATGAGAAGCCAGATAGTGTAAAGGCTAATGAGGGACTCATCAAGCACAAGAGGGATACCAAGGAGGCAGAGAAGCCTGATAGTGTCAAGGTTCAGGAGCAGCTTCATCATCATTCCAGGGAGGAGCCTCATGAGAAGCCTGATAGTGTTAAAGCCAGCGAAGGACTCATCAAGCACAAGAGGGACACCAAGGAGGTAGAAAAGCCTGATAGTGTTAAGGCTCAGGAGCAGCTTCATCATCATTCCAGCGAGGAGCCACATGAAAAGCCCGATAGTGTAAAGGCCAATGAGGGCCTCAACAAGCACAAGAGGAACACCAAAGAGATCGAAAAGAAGCAGACTCCTGTGGCTTTGATCGGCGAGCTGCCCAAAGGTGAGGTTCCCCAATCCGCTCCTTCTGTGGCACCTCCCTCGGACAGTGTAGCTGCACTGGCGGGCGTGCTGCCCGAGACTAAGAAGAGCAAGAGGGAAGCTCACCACGAGGAGGGACATAACGAGAAGACGACCACTGTGGTGGAAACTAAGGAAAAGAAGGACTCCCAAGAGGGAAAGGACGAGCCCCAGCGTCTGCCCTACAACGCTCCCGGCCTAGTCGTCTCTCCCAAGAAGGAGAAGCGTGAGACCATCCAGAAACCGGATAGTGTAGTGGCCCGTGAATTCCTCAACTACAACCCCCAGCGTGCCGATGAACTATCCGCGAGACTTAAGGCAGAACAGCGCCGGCAGCGTGATATTCCCGTTCCCACTGAGGTGAAGACCACTCCGGCGGAAGCCAAGTCAGATAGCACCACGCCCCCTGCCTCGCACCGCCCCACCGCCAAGCCAGTGTCCGAATTGTTCCACAAGGAGGCGGCCATCCACAAGGCTGCGGATGATGACAAGGCTGAGGAATGA
- the LOC6506452 gene encoding glutamate transporter polyphemus isoform X3: MKHWPVIIARVVDFFISFSHYGVCVIYIVFVSLNIKHIMDQYVKAMDERYYIAGIGLILIPLFMIRHLRYLVCLSLLGNALTYFGSFLILGYLIKDLPELSDRKLFGEPVQFPLYLDIILFTMASVGVMLVIEAKMKSPETCIGCFGLINMAMLFILFTYITFGVLGYWKYGSEVAESVTLSLPPEEVLSQFIKLLFAFDILFSYPLSGYVVIDIIMNHYWNKNGDLGQPIIKEILLRIIFVLASTLTAVAFPMLGTLMAFVGVFCIPLINLVFPAVMDLCLLFPPEYSYGTLRWKLIKDWFLIIIGIVIFIPGSIAVLLSISKQMISG; this comes from the exons ATGAAACACTGGCCAGTGATCATCGCCCGGGTGGTGGACTTTTTCATAAGTTTTTCCCACTACGGCGTCTGTGTGATCTACATCGTATTTGTGAGCCTGAACATTAAGCATATCATGGATCAGTACGTTAAGGCGATGGACGAACGTTACTATATAGCGGGCATAGGGTTGATTCTGATTCCCTTGTTCATGATCCGGCATCTCAGGTACCTGGTGTGCCTCAGCCTTTTGGGCAATGCCCTGACCTATTTTGGCTCTTTTTTGATACTGGGCTATTTGATAAAGGATCTGCCAGAGCTTAGTGATCGGAAGCTGTTCGGGGAGCCCGTGCAGTTTCCCCTATACTTGGATATTATCCTGTTTACAATGGCTTCCGTCGGTGTG ATGCTGGTCATTGAAGCGAAAATGAAATCACCGGAAACTTGCATAGGCTGTTTTGGCCTCATTAACATGGCCATGCTGTTCATCCTTTTTACGTATATAACTTTTGGTGTATTGGGCTACTGGAAGTACGGGTCGGAAGTTGCCGAGTCAGTTACTCTAAGCTTGCCTCCGGAAGAAGT GCTCTCGCAATTCATCAAGCTTCTTTTCGCCTTTGACATACTTTTTTCGTACCCCTTATCCGGCTACGTGGTCATTGACATAATCATGAACCACTATTGGAACAAGAACGGTGACTTGGGGCAACCCATAATCAAGGAGATTCTCCTCCGGATCATCTTCGTATTGGCCAGCACTCTCACTGCCGTTGCCTTCCCTATGTTGGGTACTTTGATGGCGTTCGTCGGGGTCTTCTGCATTCCTCTGATAAATCTAGTTTTTCCGGCCGTAATGGATTTGTGTCTTCTGTTTCCGCCGGAATACAGCTACGGAACGCTGCGCTGGAAGCTGATCAAGGACTGGTTTCTCATCATCATCGGCATTGTGATTTTTATTCCGGGATCTATTGCTGTCCTTCTTTCAATCAGTAAGCAGATGATTTCTGGCTAA
- the LOC6506452 gene encoding glutamate transporter polyphemus isoform X2: MATSSYDPYAQRDVDKNISQGPECMKHWPVIIARVVDFFISFSHYGVCVIYIVFVSLNIKHIMDQYVKAMDERYYIAGIGLILIPLFMIRHLRYLVCLSLLGNALTYFGSFLILGYLIKDLPELSDRKLFGEPVQFPLYLDIILFTMASVGVMLVIEAKMKSPETCIGCFGLINMAMLFILFTYITFGVLGYWKYGSEVAESVTLSLPPEEVLSQFIKLLFAFDILFSYPLSGYVVIDIIMNHYWNKNGDLGQPIIKEILLRIIFVLASTLTAVAFPMLGTLMAFVGVFCIPLINLVFPAVMDLCLLFPPEYSYGTLRWKLIKDWFLIIIGIVIFIPGSIAVLLSISKQMISG, encoded by the exons ATGGCAACCAG TTCGTACGATCCCTATGCACAACGTGATGTAGATAAAAATATATC CCAAGGTCCTGAATGCATGAAACACTGGCCAGTGATCATCGCCCGGGTGGTGGACTTTTTCATAAGTTTTTCCCACTACGGCGTCTGTGTGATCTACATCGTATTTGTGAGCCTGAACATTAAGCATATCATGGATCAGTACGTTAAGGCGATGGACGAACGTTACTATATAGCGGGCATAGGGTTGATTCTGATTCCCTTGTTCATGATCCGGCATCTCAGGTACCTGGTGTGCCTCAGCCTTTTGGGCAATGCCCTGACCTATTTTGGCTCTTTTTTGATACTGGGCTATTTGATAAAGGATCTGCCAGAGCTTAGTGATCGGAAGCTGTTCGGGGAGCCCGTGCAGTTTCCCCTATACTTGGATATTATCCTGTTTACAATGGCTTCCGTCGGTGTG ATGCTGGTCATTGAAGCGAAAATGAAATCACCGGAAACTTGCATAGGCTGTTTTGGCCTCATTAACATGGCCATGCTGTTCATCCTTTTTACGTATATAACTTTTGGTGTATTGGGCTACTGGAAGTACGGGTCGGAAGTTGCCGAGTCAGTTACTCTAAGCTTGCCTCCGGAAGAAGT GCTCTCGCAATTCATCAAGCTTCTTTTCGCCTTTGACATACTTTTTTCGTACCCCTTATCCGGCTACGTGGTCATTGACATAATCATGAACCACTATTGGAACAAGAACGGTGACTTGGGGCAACCCATAATCAAGGAGATTCTCCTCCGGATCATCTTCGTATTGGCCAGCACTCTCACTGCCGTTGCCTTCCCTATGTTGGGTACTTTGATGGCGTTCGTCGGGGTCTTCTGCATTCCTCTGATAAATCTAGTTTTTCCGGCCGTAATGGATTTGTGTCTTCTGTTTCCGCCGGAATACAGCTACGGAACGCTGCGCTGGAAGCTGATCAAGGACTGGTTTCTCATCATCATCGGCATTGTGATTTTTATTCCGGGATCTATTGCTGTCCTTCTTTCAATCAGTAAGCAGATGATTTCTGGCTAA